The genomic DNA AGCCAGTCAAAAAATTCCTGACTGACTCAAAATGCGACATTTTGGCTTGGTTTGCACCTTCGTTGATTGCTTCTATACTAACCTGTCATAGCGAGTGAAACATCTTCTGAGAATCACTCGTTGTCAATCCACTTAATACACATCCACTCCTCTCAATCGAATCGCTAACGACCATGGCCTGGGTAACCGACGCTGTTAAATCCTCGATTGGCAAGAAATTACTGATGGCCTGCACAGGCTTTCTGCTGTGCGGCTTCCTGGTCATGCATTTGCTCGGCAACCTGCTGATGTATGTTGGTCCAGATACATATAACAATTACGCTCATGCGCTGCATTCCCAGGAAATGCTGATTAAGGTCGCTGAGTTTGGTCTATTGATACTGTTTGCCATTCATATCTGGCTCGGGTTTGAAACGAACTTGGAAAACCGGGAGTCTCGCAAGAAACGATACGCGGTTAAAAAGTCGAAAATTCCAGATCGTAAAGTCCCCTATTTCATCTCTCCAGAGAATTACATGCTGTTTACGGGTGTGATTGTCTTTATCTTCCTGTTAATCCACCTGGGTGATTTCACTTTCAACATCACGATGCCTGATAAAATTGAAGGCCGAGAACCATTTGACAAAGCAATTATTATCATGCGGTCTCCGCTCTCTACGATCAGTTACATCATCGGTGTTCTGTTGCTCGGTTGGCACTTGTCTCATGGAGTAACGAGCATGTTTCAAACGCTCGGTCTGAAACATCCCAAGTATGATCCACTAACAAAAACAATTGGACCTGTCTTCGCGATTATTATTGCAGTTGGTTTTGCCAGCTTTCCAATTTACGCTTGGCTGAGTCCTTACGATCCTTACGCCACTCCTGGTGTTGAAGAACATCAGGAGAAATTACATTCAAAATCGCTTTCTGATTTGAAAGCTCCACTCTGCATTTTTACACCTGCGACGATAGAGCCTCATTCCGGTTGGGCGAAAACGATCAATCGCGTTTAAAACAATTTTGATCAGCTCTGTATCATTGCAATTTTTTTATTCCATCTGGATTACATGAAATCATGTCCCTGTTGCAATCCAACGTTCCCGAAGGTCCCATAGCCGAAAAGTGGACCCGACATAAAAACGAACTGAAACTTGTTGCTCCGAACAACAAGCGAAAGTACGAAATCCTAGTGATCGGTACAGGTCTCGCCGGTGCCTCAGCCGCAGCTTCACTGGGGGAACTGGGATATAACGTGAAAACGTTCTGCTATCAGGATTCCGCTCGTCGTGCTCACAGCATTGCGGCTCAGGGGGGAATAAATGCGGCTAAGAATTATCCCAACGATGGCGATTCCGTCTGGCGGCTGTTCTATGATACCGTCAAAGGGGGCGACTATCGTTCGCGTGAAGCTAATGTTTATCGTTTAGCGGAAGTCTCAGCCAACATCATCGATCAATGTGTTGCTCAGGGAGTCCCTTTCGCCCGCGAATATGGCGGATTACTGGCCAACCGCACCTTCGGAGGAGCTCAGGTCTCGCGAACCTTCTATGCTCGCGGCCAAACTGGTCAGCAATTATTACTCGGTGCTTACTCAGCTTTGATGCGTCAGGTCAATAAAGGCAAAGTTCAGAATTTTGCCCGTCGTGAAATGCTAGATCTGGTCAACATCGACGGAAATGCCCGGGGTGTAATTGTCCGTAACATGGTGACTGGCAAACTCGAACGCTATGTCGGAGATGCCGTTCTACTTTGTACGGGAGGATATGGAAACGCCTACTACCTGTCTACAAACGCTATGGGCTGCAATGTGACGGCAGCCTGGCGATGTTACAAACGAGGTGCCTACTATGCCAATCCCTGTTACACACAGATTCATCCAACGTGTATTCCCGTTTCAGGCGATTATCAATCCAAACTGACACTGATGAGTGAATCCCTTCGAAACGATGGACGTGTCTGGGTCCCAAAAGATGTGAATGATAAACGTTCTCCCGAGCAAATTCCGGAAGCGGATCGTGATTACTATCTAGAACGTCGTTATCCGGCATTCGGAAACATGGTGCCACGCGACGTCGCTTCCCGAGCCGCTAAAGAACGCTGCGATGAAGGATTTGGCGTGAATGAATCGGGCAGGGCAGTCTACCTCGATTTCAAGCGGGCCATTGCCGAACAGGGACAAAAGGCCATTGAAGCCAAGTACGGCAACTTGTTCCACATGTATCGCAAGATTACAAACGAAAATCCCTACGAAGTGCCGATGAAAATTTACCCAGCCGTGCATTATACGATGGGTGGACTGTGGGTCGATTACAACCTGCAAAGCACAATTCCGGGTCTATACGTTTTGGGTGAAGCGAACTTCTCCGATCATGGAGCGAACCGACTTGGAGCCTCGGCTTTGATGCAGGGACTGGCCGATGGGTATTTCGTCGCTCCTTATACCGTTGGTCATCATCTGGCATCAAACAAATTGGAAAAAGTAGACACGAACAATCCTGCTTTCGAGCAGGTCGAATCGGAAGTACAAGGGAGGATCGATAAATTCCTCTCGATTAAAGGTTCTCGTTCAGTAGACAGTTTCCATCGCGAACTCGGTTTAGTCATGTGGGACAACTGTGGCATGGCTCGTAATGCAGCTGGTCTGCAGGCGGCTATTGAAAAAATCCAGAGTATCCGCTGGGAGTTCTGGGAAAATGTCCATGTGACTGGTTCAGGTCATCAACTCAACATGGAACTGGAAAAAGCTGGTCGTGTTGCCGACTTCCTGGAATTCGGCGAACTGCTTGCGCGTGATGCTTTGGCACGTGAAGAATCGTGTGGAGGCCACTTCCGGGAAGAACATCAGACTCCAGAAAATGAAGCGAAAAGAGACGATGAGAACTTCGCACACGTAGCGGCCTGGGAATACCAGGGAGACAATGCCGAACCGACTCGTCATCAGGAAGAACTTAACTTTGAAAACGTCAAGCTGACACAAAGAAGTTACAAGTAAACAACACTGTTATTTCATTCATAAAATTTTATTGATCGAAAGCGGAAACGGGAAAGCGGAAAGCCGAATTAAAGTTTCAGTGGCTGAATCTAAACTTCGGCTTTCCGCTTTCCGCCCTCGGCTTTCGTAAACTTCAGGATCTTGTCATGAAACTGACACTCCACATCTGGCGACAGTCAAATACGGAAACTAAGGGCGAGTTCAAAACTTATGAACTTCCTGATGTCTCTGAACACATGTCGTTTCTGGAGATGCTCGATGTTTTGAACGAAAAACTGATTTCTCAGAACGAGGAACCAGTCGCATTCGATCACGATTGCCGTGAAGGGATTTGCGGTTCTTGCAGTATGATGATTAACGGTCAGGCTCACGGTCCCGACCTCGAAACGACTGCCTGTCAGTTACATATGCGGAAATTTAAAGACGGGGACGAAGTCTGGATTGAGCCATGGCGAGCCGATGCGTTTCCAGTATTAAAAGACTTGGTCGTTGATCGTTCTGCGTTTGATCGCATCATGCAGGCTGGTGCATTTGTTTCCGTGAACACGGGTAATGCTCCTGACGCCAATTCGACTATCGTACCTAAAATGAATGCCGATCTGGCATTTGATGCGGCCACATGTATTGGCTGTGGAGCTTGTGTTGCGGCGTGCAAAAATGCATCAGCGATGTTATTCGTCTCCGCCAAAGTCTCACAGTATGCTCTTCTGCCACAGGGGGATCCGGAACGCAAAACGCGTGTGCTGCGGATGGTGGCTCAAATGGATAAAGAAGGCTTCGGTGGTTGTTCGAATACCAATGAGTGTGAAGCGGCTTGTCCAGCCGGGATTAGTGTCAATAACATCGCCCGATTGAATCGTGAATATGTCAAAGCCACATTGACGTCACGCGAATCCTAAAAGTGTAGGGGATGCTTTGCGTGCCATTAAATATCCGTGCTTTTACCTTGGTTCGCAGAGAGTCCCTACAATAAGATCCAGCAGAGCAATTTTCTTTGACGAATGAGACGCAGATGAAGACTTCTTTGATCGAATGGCATCGCGCTCATCAGGCTCGACTCGTCGAATTTGCTGGCTGGGAAATGCCAATTCAGTATTCAACGATCGTGGAAGAACATAACGCAGTTCGTCTTCAGGCAGGGTTGTTCGATATTTCCCATATGGGGCGACTCTACATTGGGGGAGCCGATGCAGAAGCCTTTTTGAACTGGGTCGTCACGATCGATGTTTCGCGGCTCTCGCCAGGACGAATCCGCTATGCCTTGGCAACGAACGAGCAGGGGGGGATTCGCGATGATGTTCTCGTATACCGTCTGGAGAATGAATTTCTCGTCGTCGTTAATGCCTCGAATCGGGAAAAGATCGTCGAGTTCTGGAATACTCAATCCCAAAAATTTTCCGATGTACAGATCGATGACCAAACTCTAGAGACATCCATGATTGCTGTTCAGGGGCCCAAGGCTGTCGACATCATTCGTCAGGATTTTCCGCAAGCAGCTGATTTGAAGTATTACCATTCGGTTCAGGAATCAGGGCAGGGGGGAGACTTTCTAATAAGCCGGACCGGATACACGGGAGAAGATGGATTTGAATTCATCGGCTCCCCTGATGAAATCAACGCAATCTGGTCTCATTTTTATGAGCAGAATCAGCCAACACTGCAGGCCTGCGGTTTAGGATGTCGGGATACTTTGCGACTTGAAGCCGGTATGCCGCTCTATGGTCACGAGCTCTCAGAAACAATTGATCCTCTTTCTGCAGGGTTGAAATTCGCAGTCTCACTTAAAAAAGAGAGTTTCCTGGGGCAGAAACAGATTGTGTCAAAGTCCGAAGAGGGGTTAGAGAAACAGCGGGTCGGACTGGAGCTGGAAGGGCGTCGAATCGCCCGAGAAGGAGCGACGGTCGAAACTGCGGATGGGCAAACGATAGGGGAAGTGACATCAGGTACATTCTCGCCAACCCTCGAAAAATCGATAGCTATGGCTTATGTGCCCTCACAGTCAGCTGTAATCGGCACAAAGCTCCTGATTAATATACGCGGTAAAACTCACCCTGCTATCGTGACATCTCTCCCGTTCTACCAAAGATCATCTGTCACGGGATAAAGACTTGCGAAAGCTTATTTCTTAGGAAATAATCTTTTAACTCGTATACTGAACATCAGAAACTGTATTGTTTCTGAAATTCAATTAATCATCCCGCTCAATTCTTTCGACTCCCGCACCATGAAAAGATTTGAAGATTCAGCCGCTATTATTACCGGCCCCAGTGATCAGGGGATTGGTGGAGCTATTGCTGAGAGACTGGCTGATGAAGGTGCAGATTTGATTTTATTTGGTCTTGATAAGCCAACCCGTCTCATCAAACGTCTGGTTCGTCGCGGTACTTCGGTCTGCTGGCATAGAGTCGATGTGACAAATTCTCAGATGATTCAGGAAGCCGTTACTTGCTGTTATGAGGAACTGGGGCACATTGAGATTCTGGTCAATAATGCCGGTGTGGAATTCTCAAAGAAATTCGAAGAGATTGAAGATGATGAGTGGGATAAGCTGATTTCCGTCAACTTGACAGGGGCAATGAAAATGACTCGTGCGGTTTTGCCCTTTTTAACAGAGCAGGGCGGAGTCATTATTAATATTGCTTCAGTCCTGGGAATGGCAGGATGCCCAGGGTTTCATGCTTATTCTGCTTCAAAAGCTGGTTTAATTGGCATGACACAGTCTTTAGCCTTGGAAATTGCCCCTTACGGACAGCGTGCAGTGTGTGTGTCACCAGCCATCGTACAGACTCCGATGGCTCACAAACACAGTGCCGATTTAAGTTCGGAAGCGTGGCAAAAACTGGAAGATGCTCATCCTCTCGGGATTGGAAGACCTCAGGATGTGGCAGATGTTGTTGCTTTTCTAGCTTCCCATGAAGCCCGCTGGATGACGGGAATGTCTATTCCTTTGGGGTGGATTCCTTCTTTTGGTCTACCTGCACCGACAAATTCTTCGATGATTCACTCATCAGAACTTCGCAAAAAGCCGGTGATTTCCACCAAATAATTCGGTTATCCTTCTCCGAAAATGCTTTTTCTACGTATTTGCCCTGTCCGATACCGCAGCCTAATGCACGTTGATTTTGTGCGCAGCCGCTATTTCTCTCAATCGACACTTTCGACAGGCACTTTGTTTGTCGTATAATCAATTAAGTTGTATTGGGCAATTTTAAGGAATTGTGCCAAACGGAATGATCGTTGAATCTCAGCAAGCTGTTCAGCATTTCCTGAAATGATCGTTTGTCCGGATTGCGATTGACGAAAAATTGTAATGACTCGAAATCGGCTCACGAGATAGCCTGATTTTGAAGTAGCGGCTCAGTGGCCGAAGGATACATCGTGTCTGAAGAGCACCTCATAGATAATTACCGCTTGGTGAATTGCCTCGCGACCGGATCCTGCAGTCAGATCTGGGAAGTCAACGATCAGGAAACTGGCGAACGTTTCGCCATGAAGCTGCTACTGGAAGAGGCGTTTAAAAATGCTGAAATGAAGGCGACTTTAAAACGCGAATACAAAATTGCTGCCGGTCTCGATCACCCCAATATCATTCAGGTTTTTGGCCATGTTCAAACCAAAAAACATGCCTACATGATTATGGAACATTTTGGTGGCCCAAATCTGAAACAGATTATCCGTGGAGATATTCTGGTCATCCACATGCGGCTGCGGAAACTGGTGGAATGCCTGTTAATGGGGCTGTCTCATGTTCATGAGAAAGGCTGGCTGCATCGGGATGTAAAACCTGACAATATTATGATGACGAAAGCGACGGATGTCCGCCTGATCGATTTTTCTCTTTCCTCGAAAGCACCTTCAGGCCTATCTAAAATGCTGGGGGGGAAATCGAAATCCATTCAGGGGACTCGAACTTATATCGCGCCGGAAATTGTGCGTCGCAAACTCCCCTCGGCTCAGTCCGATCTCTACAGTTTTGGAGTCTCCCTCTATGAATGTTTGACAGGCAGACCCCCTTTCATGGGAACGTCTCCGAATGATCTGTTGATAAAACATATTCAGGAGCCACCGGCGATTCCCTCGGCTTTCAATGAGAACGTCTCTCCTGAGATGGATAAATTCGTTTTGCGATTGCTGGCCAAAAAGCCCGAGAATCGGCCCGATTCAGCCAGCGAAGCGTTATCTGAATTTCGCAGTGTGAAAATGTTTAACGAGGATCCTGAAGCTTATTCCACCGCAAAAATTACCAAAGCGAAGGCAGAGCTCGATGATTCTGTCGCATCAACTTTGGATAGTCGATCTGATGCTGAGCGACAACAGCGGATTCGTGATGGATTGGAAGTTGCACCGACACCCAAAAAACAGCCCCCGGCACCTGCTAAAAAGCCGGAACCGGAGAAGAAAAAAGCTCCGCAAAGACCTCAGCAGCCTGCAAATCAACCTCAGATGCAACCACCTCCGGGTTGGATGCCGGGACAGCAAATGCCGGGTCAATATGCCCCTCAACCAGGGCAACAAATGCCGGGCTATTATCCCCAGTATCCTAACCAACCCATGCCAGGACAACAGGCTCCACCTCAGGGACAACCGAATCAGCAACAGCAGCCACCTCAGCAACGTCCGCCTCAACCGAAGCCACCTGCTCCAAATTCACCACCAGCAAAAAAACCGGCTCCGCCTGCCAAGCCACAAGTGAATCCCGATGATTTACCATTTGCCGATGAATTGCCTGATTTCAAGTAATTTCGATACGAACATGCTGTGAGACGATCTTTTGTTTTCAGCTGGAATGAGATATTCTCCTCATTCCTCCTTATGACAACCTTACCAAAATTATATACAAATAAGACTACCGCTCATGACCCTTCGGCCACTGCCATTTGAACGTGAAATTCACGACTTAGAAGAACGACTGGAAAGTCTGGATGCTCAGCAGGATCCGACACCGGAAAAGCTCGAAGCCATCAAAAATATGCGTGCCGAGATCGTACGTCTGCGTCGAGAAGTTTTTGAGAACCTCGATCCCTGGCAAATCGTACAAGTTGCCCGCCACGAAAATCGCCCGCAGACACTCGATTATCTCGATCTTGTTTTCGATGAATTTATCGAACTGCACGGCGACCGCGCCTACGGGGATGATCGAGCGATCGTCACTGGGATGGCGCGAATCGATGGTCGCAAAGTGATGTTCGTTGGCCAGCACAAAGGTCGACATCTTAAAGAGAGAACTCTCCATAATTACGGCATGCCGCATCCCGAAGGCTATCGTAAAGCGATACAGAAGATGCAGATGGCAGCCAAGTACAATCTGCCGATTGTTACCTTTATCGATACCGCGGGTGCCTATCCCGGAATTGGTTCTGAAGAACGAGGCATCTCTTATCAGATCGCTTACAACCTTCGCGAAATGTCTCGACTGCCTACTCCGATCGTCAGTGTCGTGATCAGTGAAGGGGGGTCTGGAGGGGCGCTTGGAATTGGCGTTGGGAATCATGTTTGCATGATGCAGTATGCTTACTATTCGGTCATCAGCCCTGAAGGTTGTGCGGGCATTTTGTGGAAGCACGCCAAGCATGCCGATAAGGCCGCCCGCGCTCTGAGATTCACCGCCAACGATTTACTCGAGTTTGGTGTCATCGACAAAACGGTTCCTGAACCATTCGGAGGAGCTCATCGGAATCATCGTCAGGCGGCGACAAATCTTAAAGTCGAGATCGTTCAGGCATTGCGTCAGCTCAGCGGCAAAAGTCCACAAGAGTTGATCGACCATCGCTACGATCGCTTCCGAAAAATTGGCATCTTCGAAGAGGGAGCCGTGGGAGGCAGCGAAGCCGTCTCCTGAAATCATCGTCAGAAATTGTGTAACCGAGGAAACATACAAAAGCCCAGGATCATTAATGGTCCTGGGCTTTGTTATTCATCATGGCCAGCCATCCATTCTGAACTTTCTCATTCCGTTTTCGCTTTACAGAAACTTCCATTAATCCAGTGAAAGCCAGAATTTCAACCGATACCCAACGTCCGATAATGTCCGTTATGTATCATTCGACTGTAAAAAACGCCTAGACATTACGAAGGTAATTTTCGGGGAGTGCGTCTGAATGCTCAGTATGAGCCGAATGCGCGACCAGACATGTCGGACAGAATTTTGCCGCAGATAGCAACAGCTGCAATTCGATTTATGAATTGATTTCAGGCAGTCTCAGGAAGCGATCGAGATGGCCTCGGAAGATTTTATCGACACGCCCAGAACGGATGCCGGTGCGACGATCGCGAACGACTCCTGTCGATCCGGTTTCGTAAATCCGAATGATCCGACCTTCGTCAATTGGCCCCCTGCTCTGGTAAGCACTCACGTAAGATTTCATCAGCGGGACAAATCGCTCCTCCAGAGATTGCCGCGTTCCATCCGAGTGGACTCGCAAGGAAATCATCGAGGGCTCATGAACGAATCGCGCGTTCCATTGTGGACGCTGAATCAACCGGCCAGTTACATCGTGAAGAGTTTGCACATCGAAACTGATGTCGTCGCTGGAGATATCGGGGTTGAGCACATCCGCTGGCAGCACCTCCACTTGAATCCTCTCGCGAAGTTTTTCATTCATGTCGGAAGAACGTCTGGTCAATTCATGAATGCCATTTTCTTCCAACAGATAGGCAGTCGCTCCGAGTCCACTGATATGCAGAATCACACTGTCGTTCATTGGAGAGTCTGTCAGCTGATCGGAGATCACTTCGCATTTGAGTTTGAATCGACGAGCCCAGGATTTATACATGGCCGCAACTCGCAGCAATCCTCCTTGTGAGTCCCCTTTTCGATTTAGCACGGAGATCGAAAGATAGACATCTCCAAACAATGGTGATTCACTATCTTGATGAAACATCTCCAGAAGTTGCGTACGAATTTCGAGAGTGGCTAAATCGTCCTGCCCCAATTTGCGAGTCGCTTTGCGATCCGCCAGACGCCAGAGATAATCCAATTTCTTCGCTGCGGTTTCCAGTCGATGGATCTGGTCGGAAATGAACTCGGCTTCCTCGCGATTATCCCAGAAGCCAGGGATTGCGGTTCTCGCCAGTAGATTCGTTTTTCGAGCTGACCAACCCATGGATTGTTCTCGCAAATCCTGCACGCGTTCACGAATACGATCCAACTCATCCAACTCGGCAATTTGAAATGGCTCCGGAACCTGTTCGTCATCTTTAATTGGCGATTCCACTTCAATACTGATTTGCCGTTGCCGGGCAGAAAGATGAATGATGGAATCTGAAGGGACTTTCCCAGTGACCAGTTTTCGAGCCAGAGGCATTAGCAGGAGACGCTCAATGACTCGTTTGAGGGGACGTGCCCCGAAGGTTCGGGAATAACCTTCCCGAAGGAGCAGGGGAAAGACATTGGGGGCGATTTTGACTGTCAGGTTTCTTCCCGTCACTCCCGAGCGTTGCAAAACGCGATCGACTTCGAGCCGGGCGATTTTCTCAGCGGTATCTTTTGTGAGAGGCCGGAAGACGACAACGCGGTCGATGCGATTGATGAACTCAGGCCGGAATGTATGACCCAATTCACGATGAATTTCGGTATCCAGACTTTCCTGTTGTTCATTCTGGCCAAATCCAAATGAAGGTTCCTCCGAAATCTGACCTCCGACGTTGGATGTCATGATAATAATTGAGCGACGGAAGTCCGCGGTTTTTCCCTGACCATCTGATAGACGGCCCGCATCGAAAATCTGCAGGCACAAATCGTAAACATTCAGATGAGCCTTCTCAATTTCATCCAGCAAAATGATAGAGAAGGGCTGTTTGCGTACGATTGTCGTCAAGACTCCCGCACGTCCTTTGCCGCCATTGAGCCGTTCAAAGCCGTCGTAAGTGGCGAATTCACTCATATCGATTCGCGAGAGTCGTTTTGCATCGCCAAAACAATACTCTGCCAACGAGCGAGCCATTTCAGTTTTCCCGACCCCGGTCGGCCCCACAAAGAGCATCACTCCGTAGGGTTTGCCGGGATCGGTCAAACGAGACTTGATCAACGTGACGATATCGACAGCGGCATTGACCGC from Rubinisphaera italica includes the following:
- a CDS encoding succinate dehydrogenase cytochrome b subunit; protein product: MAWVTDAVKSSIGKKLLMACTGFLLCGFLVMHLLGNLLMYVGPDTYNNYAHALHSQEMLIKVAEFGLLILFAIHIWLGFETNLENRESRKKRYAVKKSKIPDRKVPYFISPENYMLFTGVIVFIFLLIHLGDFTFNITMPDKIEGREPFDKAIIIMRSPLSTISYIIGVLLLGWHLSHGVTSMFQTLGLKHPKYDPLTKTIGPVFAIIIAVGFASFPIYAWLSPYDPYATPGVEEHQEKLHSKSLSDLKAPLCIFTPATIEPHSGWAKTINRV
- a CDS encoding fumarate reductase/succinate dehydrogenase flavoprotein subunit, whose protein sequence is MSLLQSNVPEGPIAEKWTRHKNELKLVAPNNKRKYEILVIGTGLAGASAAASLGELGYNVKTFCYQDSARRAHSIAAQGGINAAKNYPNDGDSVWRLFYDTVKGGDYRSREANVYRLAEVSANIIDQCVAQGVPFAREYGGLLANRTFGGAQVSRTFYARGQTGQQLLLGAYSALMRQVNKGKVQNFARREMLDLVNIDGNARGVIVRNMVTGKLERYVGDAVLLCTGGYGNAYYLSTNAMGCNVTAAWRCYKRGAYYANPCYTQIHPTCIPVSGDYQSKLTLMSESLRNDGRVWVPKDVNDKRSPEQIPEADRDYYLERRYPAFGNMVPRDVASRAAKERCDEGFGVNESGRAVYLDFKRAIAEQGQKAIEAKYGNLFHMYRKITNENPYEVPMKIYPAVHYTMGGLWVDYNLQSTIPGLYVLGEANFSDHGANRLGASALMQGLADGYFVAPYTVGHHLASNKLEKVDTNNPAFEQVESEVQGRIDKFLSIKGSRSVDSFHRELGLVMWDNCGMARNAAGLQAAIEKIQSIRWEFWENVHVTGSGHQLNMELEKAGRVADFLEFGELLARDALAREESCGGHFREEHQTPENEAKRDDENFAHVAAWEYQGDNAEPTRHQEELNFENVKLTQRSYK
- a CDS encoding succinate dehydrogenase/fumarate reductase iron-sulfur subunit, coding for MKLTLHIWRQSNTETKGEFKTYELPDVSEHMSFLEMLDVLNEKLISQNEEPVAFDHDCREGICGSCSMMINGQAHGPDLETTACQLHMRKFKDGDEVWIEPWRADAFPVLKDLVVDRSAFDRIMQAGAFVSVNTGNAPDANSTIVPKMNADLAFDAATCIGCGACVAACKNASAMLFVSAKVSQYALLPQGDPERKTRVLRMVAQMDKEGFGGCSNTNECEAACPAGISVNNIARLNREYVKATLTSRES
- the gcvT gene encoding glycine cleavage system aminomethyltransferase GcvT; the encoded protein is MKTSLIEWHRAHQARLVEFAGWEMPIQYSTIVEEHNAVRLQAGLFDISHMGRLYIGGADAEAFLNWVVTIDVSRLSPGRIRYALATNEQGGIRDDVLVYRLENEFLVVVNASNREKIVEFWNTQSQKFSDVQIDDQTLETSMIAVQGPKAVDIIRQDFPQAADLKYYHSVQESGQGGDFLISRTGYTGEDGFEFIGSPDEINAIWSHFYEQNQPTLQACGLGCRDTLRLEAGMPLYGHELSETIDPLSAGLKFAVSLKKESFLGQKQIVSKSEEGLEKQRVGLELEGRRIAREGATVETADGQTIGEVTSGTFSPTLEKSIAMAYVPSQSAVIGTKLLINIRGKTHPAIVTSLPFYQRSSVTG
- a CDS encoding SDR family NAD(P)-dependent oxidoreductase translates to MKRFEDSAAIITGPSDQGIGGAIAERLADEGADLILFGLDKPTRLIKRLVRRGTSVCWHRVDVTNSQMIQEAVTCCYEELGHIEILVNNAGVEFSKKFEEIEDDEWDKLISVNLTGAMKMTRAVLPFLTEQGGVIINIASVLGMAGCPGFHAYSASKAGLIGMTQSLALEIAPYGQRAVCVSPAIVQTPMAHKHSADLSSEAWQKLEDAHPLGIGRPQDVADVVAFLASHEARWMTGMSIPLGWIPSFGLPAPTNSSMIHSSELRKKPVISTK
- a CDS encoding serine/threonine protein kinase, with the translated sequence MSEEHLIDNYRLVNCLATGSCSQIWEVNDQETGERFAMKLLLEEAFKNAEMKATLKREYKIAAGLDHPNIIQVFGHVQTKKHAYMIMEHFGGPNLKQIIRGDILVIHMRLRKLVECLLMGLSHVHEKGWLHRDVKPDNIMMTKATDVRLIDFSLSSKAPSGLSKMLGGKSKSIQGTRTYIAPEIVRRKLPSAQSDLYSFGVSLYECLTGRPPFMGTSPNDLLIKHIQEPPAIPSAFNENVSPEMDKFVLRLLAKKPENRPDSASEALSEFRSVKMFNEDPEAYSTAKITKAKAELDDSVASTLDSRSDAERQQRIRDGLEVAPTPKKQPPAPAKKPEPEKKKAPQRPQQPANQPQMQPPPGWMPGQQMPGQYAPQPGQQMPGYYPQYPNQPMPGQQAPPQGQPNQQQQPPQQRPPQPKPPAPNSPPAKKPAPPAKPQVNPDDLPFADELPDFK
- a CDS encoding acetyl-CoA carboxylase carboxyltransferase subunit alpha codes for the protein MTLRPLPFEREIHDLEERLESLDAQQDPTPEKLEAIKNMRAEIVRLRREVFENLDPWQIVQVARHENRPQTLDYLDLVFDEFIELHGDRAYGDDRAIVTGMARIDGRKVMFVGQHKGRHLKERTLHNYGMPHPEGYRKAIQKMQMAAKYNLPIVTFIDTAGAYPGIGSEERGISYQIAYNLREMSRLPTPIVSVVISEGGSGGALGIGVGNHVCMMQYAYYSVISPEGCAGILWKHAKHADKAARALRFTANDLLEFGVIDKTVPEPFGGAHRNHRQAATNLKVEIVQALRQLSGKSPQELIDHRYDRFRKIGIFEEGAVGGSEAVS
- a CDS encoding AAA family ATPase, producing the protein MSSELSGSDYSLLESLGTILTDSAVLSKLPRAWHREKLVQDLREILLEENARCAVLTGESGAGKTALIYELAHQLVEQDTGWTIVQITPTEFLKGTRYLGEWETQLSNLLQVISKPNKVILYIPALHEITTVGRSSSSDNNVASALIPHIEQGKIVILGESSEEELQEGFAANPALKRLFQQITLKAADDELTKQIACEVIEEVDLKPTSAFVDRVFELSEFSQAGLENPGRIVGLLRQVLANRTEGNELPSDQEILSVIEKSTGVSTHLLDDQIPLNLKEVRAFFEEKVIGQPEAVNAAVDIVTLIKSRLTDPGKPYGVMLFVGPTGVGKTEMARSLAEYCFGDAKRLSRIDMSEFATYDGFERLNGGKGRAGVLTTIVRKQPFSIILLDEIEKAHLNVYDLCLQIFDAGRLSDGQGKTADFRRSIIIMTSNVGGQISEEPSFGFGQNEQQESLDTEIHRELGHTFRPEFINRIDRVVVFRPLTKDTAEKIARLEVDRVLQRSGVTGRNLTVKIAPNVFPLLLREGYSRTFGARPLKRVIERLLLMPLARKLVTGKVPSDSIIHLSARQRQISIEVESPIKDDEQVPEPFQIAELDELDRIRERVQDLREQSMGWSARKTNLLARTAIPGFWDNREEAEFISDQIHRLETAAKKLDYLWRLADRKATRKLGQDDLATLEIRTQLLEMFHQDSESPLFGDVYLSISVLNRKGDSQGGLLRVAAMYKSWARRFKLKCEVISDQLTDSPMNDSVILHISGLGATAYLLEENGIHELTRRSSDMNEKLRERIQVEVLPADVLNPDISSDDISFDVQTLHDVTGRLIQRPQWNARFVHEPSMISLRVHSDGTRQSLEERFVPLMKSYVSAYQSRGPIDEGRIIRIYETGSTGVVRDRRTGIRSGRVDKIFRGHLDRFLRLPEINS